From a region of the Bacillus sp. E(2018) genome:
- a CDS encoding alkaline phosphatase, with protein MKKLRKIAVFAALSSTLYFPFTSKDIQTVNSQMAKPKNVIFMIADGYSTSYATNYRIYKGKESLMDPLLVGMVKTSSASSEITDSAAAASAYATGFKTSNGRISTSPTGENLKTIVEAIEEEGKKSTGLVATSNITHATPASFASHAPARADEVTLAPQLIENDVDVLFGGGRKYFDDSLIDLAKQKGYHYLTSKDELNNLGAQKKVLGLFTEDKMASELDRDLTEEPSLAEMSEKAINILNKNKKGFFLMIEGSQIDEAGHYHDAAWAMKDIEAFEEALSRVLKFAKKDQNTLVIVVGDHDTGGMSVGGYNKFGSNVEMLRNVIATGDYMESQLTEDRSNTSQVLKQYADIDLTESEITRIKSATDPSNEINSIISERSLVGWITYGHTGVDVPLYAYGPNIHSFKGLLDNTQLPKLISKQLDLDFLSHE; from the coding sequence ATGAAAAAATTAAGAAAGATAGCAGTGTTCGCCGCTTTAAGTAGCACACTTTATTTTCCGTTTACAAGTAAAGATATTCAAACAGTCAATTCACAAATGGCAAAACCCAAAAACGTCATATTCATGATCGCTGACGGCTATTCTACTTCATACGCTACAAACTACAGAATTTATAAAGGTAAAGAGTCATTAATGGATCCTTTATTAGTTGGAATGGTAAAAACAAGTTCTGCAAGCTCTGAGATTACTGATTCAGCTGCAGCAGCATCTGCTTATGCAACAGGATTTAAAACCAGCAATGGGAGAATTAGTACTTCTCCAACCGGAGAAAATCTCAAAACTATTGTAGAAGCAATAGAAGAAGAGGGGAAAAAATCAACAGGGCTAGTCGCCACTTCGAATATTACCCATGCAACACCTGCATCATTTGCATCTCATGCTCCAGCAAGAGCAGATGAGGTTACACTTGCACCACAATTAATTGAAAATGATGTTGATGTGCTGTTTGGTGGAGGAAGAAAATACTTTGATGATAGCTTAATAGACTTAGCTAAACAAAAAGGCTATCACTATCTTACCTCCAAAGATGAACTTAATAACTTAGGTGCTCAAAAAAAGGTCTTGGGATTATTTACTGAGGATAAGATGGCCTCTGAATTAGATCGTGACTTAACAGAAGAACCTAGTTTAGCTGAAATGTCTGAGAAAGCTATTAATATTTTGAATAAAAATAAAAAGGGTTTCTTCTTAATGATTGAAGGTAGTCAAATTGATGAAGCCGGCCATTATCATGATGCAGCCTGGGCTATGAAGGATATTGAAGCGTTTGAAGAAGCACTAAGTAGAGTATTAAAATTTGCAAAAAAAGATCAAAATACGCTGGTTATTGTGGTTGGAGACCATGATACTGGTGGAATGTCGGTTGGTGGTTATAACAAATTTGGTTCAAATGTTGAAATGTTAAGAAATGTAATTGCAACGGGAGACTATATGGAAAGTCAGTTAACAGAAGATCGTAGTAATACTTCACAGGTTTTAAAACAATATGCTGACATTGACTTAACTGAATCTGAAATTACTAGAATTAAATCTGCTACAGATCCTTCTAATGAGATCAACTCAATAATCTCAGAGCGCTCTTTAGTAGGTTGGATAACATATGGTCATACAGGCGTTGACGTCCCTCTTTATGCATATGGTCCAAACATACACTCTTTTAAAGGATTACTAGATAATACTCAGTTACCAAAATTAATTTCAAAGCAACTGGATTTAGATTTTCTTTCACATGAATAG
- a CDS encoding ABC transporter ATP-binding protein: MRTIKSNYVANKNLSLYLWCLSFLKPIKGSVAILIVCGIITATSELYIPIVIQKLIEETIPSRRLTAVFYTLSTVVLLYLLRFMFESFSQYYKKIIQEKAASNIQITMINHLNLLGLPYLEKNPSGKILSLLNTEVTALQKLYRYYFPELVRSVIFGVIAIYLMVKINFYLSLIILPSFLLYYLVGPTLDKKANSTSKLYASSQLTLGQSIHEYVNGIKDIRGSNANQWSSKRMIKDVLENNDYNSKRYLYSFLRGSVRRFNYNLGAIALFIIGVYLIREGDITVGAFVAFLLIYFNTMWRLTRIITILTEQSILMNQAQNIHSFLQTRPSVTDMELSTKLPTGALILTNVSFKYNERYVLENINLTIKPGEKIAIVGESGSGKSTFLKLLTRLYDPTEGTISLDHLPFNQFKISDLRSEIGVVFQDSFMFASSIFENIRFAKPEATIEEVIHAAKYAHIHNHIMNLPNGYDTILGDQGSNLSGGQKQRIALARIFLKSPSIIILDEPTSSLDTVSELEIRRSIKQKFNNKTIITIAHRLNTIQDYDRIIVLNKGTIAEEGTFDQLLANKKLFYQMLDYHEKVVMNNG, from the coding sequence ATGCGTACAATAAAAAGTAACTATGTAGCTAATAAAAATTTATCACTTTATTTGTGGTGTCTGTCTTTTTTAAAACCCATTAAAGGTTCAGTAGCAATACTAATTGTTTGCGGTATAATAACAGCTACCTCAGAACTTTATATACCTATAGTCATACAAAAGTTAATTGAGGAAACAATACCCTCCAGAAGGCTGACTGCTGTTTTTTACACTTTATCCACTGTGGTACTACTGTATTTACTCCGCTTTATGTTTGAGTCTTTTAGTCAGTATTATAAGAAAATCATCCAAGAGAAAGCTGCTTCTAATATACAAATTACTATGATTAACCACTTAAATTTACTAGGACTACCTTACTTAGAAAAAAATCCATCTGGCAAAATATTATCATTACTTAATACAGAAGTTACTGCACTCCAAAAATTATATAGATATTACTTCCCCGAACTGGTTAGGAGTGTAATATTTGGTGTTATAGCTATTTATTTGATGGTAAAGATTAATTTTTATTTATCGTTGATAATATTACCAAGCTTCCTACTTTATTATTTAGTCGGTCCAACATTAGATAAAAAGGCTAATTCCACCTCTAAGTTATACGCTAGTAGCCAACTTACACTTGGGCAATCAATTCATGAATATGTTAATGGTATTAAAGATATTAGGGGAAGCAATGCAAATCAGTGGAGTTCCAAAAGAATGATAAAGGATGTCCTTGAAAACAATGATTATAACTCTAAGAGGTACCTTTATTCCTTCTTAAGGGGTTCAGTACGAAGATTCAACTACAACCTGGGAGCCATTGCGTTGTTTATTATTGGGGTTTATCTAATCAGAGAAGGTGATATAACTGTTGGAGCATTCGTCGCCTTTTTACTAATTTACTTTAATACGATGTGGAGACTAACACGAATCATAACTATTTTGACCGAACAATCAATACTTATGAATCAAGCTCAAAATATACATTCTTTTTTACAAACAAGACCTTCTGTTACAGATATGGAACTATCGACTAAGTTACCAACTGGAGCATTAATACTTACAAATGTTTCATTTAAATATAATGAACGCTATGTTCTGGAGAATATAAATTTAACTATAAAACCTGGTGAAAAAATAGCTATTGTTGGAGAAAGTGGCAGTGGTAAATCTACCTTTTTGAAACTACTAACACGTCTCTATGATCCTACTGAAGGAACTATTAGCCTAGACCACCTTCCTTTTAATCAATTTAAAATTTCTGATTTACGGTCAGAAATAGGAGTAGTGTTTCAAGATAGCTTTATGTTTGCCTCTAGTATATTTGAAAACATTCGTTTCGCGAAACCAGAAGCAACCATAGAAGAAGTAATACATGCAGCTAAGTATGCTCATATACACAATCATATAATGAACCTACCTAATGGTTATGACACTATTCTGGGAGATCAGGGATCTAACCTATCCGGTGGACAAAAGCAAAGGATAGCATTGGCTAGAATCTTTTTAAAAAGTCCTTCGATAATTATATTAGATGAACCAACATCATCATTGGATACCGTTTCGGAATTAGAAATAAGACGTTCCATAAAACAAAAGTTTAATAATAAAACTATCATTACTATTGCTCATAGGCTCAATACCATACAGGATTATGACAGAATAATTGTACTAAACAAAGGAACAATTGCTGAAGAAGGAACGTTCGATCAATTACTCGCTAATAAAAAGCTGTTTTATCAAATGCTAGATTATCACGAAAAAGTGGTGATGAACAATGGATAA
- a CDS encoding histidine phosphatase family protein, translated as MKSRTIHSIPNNSKRVFLIRHAHALHGDKTTMDPELTELGNEQIVYLKEYFQDINMDEIVTSELKRSKQTAKALDPLGIINTREDADFNEAHTVGDWRKYSTDDATKLANLSLFYPDDKVEIGESIRMIRIRLKKAWERIVDSDGKNIAIVSHNGVISLLIAYLFGIEEGDQSPITIRHYNTAISEILILDTKNDLKLPDYTYKIHYLCNHSHIPSRLLTY; from the coding sequence ATGAAAAGTCGGACAATTCATAGCATACCTAATAATTCAAAAAGGGTTTTTCTAATACGTCATGCTCATGCGCTTCATGGCGATAAAACTACAATGGATCCTGAATTGACTGAATTAGGAAATGAACAAATTGTGTATCTTAAAGAATATTTTCAAGATATAAACATGGATGAAATTGTAACAAGTGAATTAAAACGATCCAAACAGACTGCAAAAGCGTTAGATCCTCTAGGTATTATAAACACAAGAGAAGATGCGGATTTTAACGAAGCTCATACAGTTGGAGATTGGAGGAAATACTCAACTGATGATGCTACAAAGCTAGCTAATCTCAGTCTATTTTATCCAGATGATAAAGTCGAAATAGGAGAATCTATAAGGATGATACGAATAAGATTAAAAAAAGCCTGGGAACGTATAGTGGATAGTGATGGAAAAAATATTGCTATTGTTAGTCATAATGGAGTGATAAGCCTTTTAATAGCTTATTTATTTGGAATTGAAGAAGGAGACCAGTCGCCTATCACCATCCGACACTATAATACAGCCATCTCAGAAATATTGATTCTTGATACAAAAAATGACTTGAAGCTTCCTGATTATACTTATAAGATACATTATCTTTGTAATCATAGTCATATTCCATCAAGGCTATTAACATATTGA
- a CDS encoding phytanoyl-CoA dioxygenase family protein produces MYTNDKEFFLKEGYIIVENFLSTEETMKLKQELQSVFNSGQPMKCRIEVDQEKLKGQGVFIGVSRINDEVKNLVHSDKILSLLTNLTDSSMSFTDDKIVFKDAKTDFGSPWHQDWYYWKGSQKLSVWISLDDVTQDDGCLIVVPGSHKQRYEHIDLREDGFSKSVLPSDIKEDDLKSLPVQAGSIIILHDLLLHASHPNSSGKDRWAFIPTYTEVNWNLKEILEGKLPISSK; encoded by the coding sequence ATGTATACAAATGATAAAGAATTTTTCTTAAAAGAAGGGTACATAATAGTTGAAAATTTTTTAAGCACTGAGGAAACCATGAAACTAAAACAAGAACTACAATCAGTGTTTAATTCTGGACAACCTATGAAGTGTCGAATTGAAGTTGATCAAGAAAAGCTAAAAGGGCAAGGAGTTTTTATTGGAGTATCTAGAATAAACGATGAAGTAAAGAATCTTGTTCACAGTGATAAAATTTTGAGTTTACTCACTAATTTAACAGATTCAAGTATGAGTTTTACAGACGACAAAATTGTTTTTAAAGATGCTAAAACTGACTTTGGTTCTCCCTGGCATCAAGATTGGTATTATTGGAAAGGAAGTCAAAAGCTTTCTGTTTGGATTTCCCTAGATGATGTTACACAAGATGATGGTTGTTTAATCGTAGTACCTGGTAGCCACAAACAACGTTACGAACACATAGATTTAAGGGAAGACGGTTTCTCCAAATCCGTACTCCCAAGTGATATTAAAGAAGATGATTTGAAATCTCTACCAGTACAAGCTGGATCAATTATAATCTTACATGACCTACTCCTACATGCTTCCCACCCAAACTCTTCAGGGAAAGACCGATGGGCTTTTATACCTACTTATACAGAAGTAAATTGGAATCTCAAAGAAATTCTAGAAGGTAAACTACCAATATCGAGTAAGTAA
- a CDS encoding PEP/pyruvate-binding domain-containing protein has translation MKVMSKNLIGNKAFNLYQLKENSLNVPPFMVITSDTNDHDLNKIMSSLEATIPSVNGWAVRSSSVVEDSYEKSFAGKFETVFISKVDELQEAVKKVLNSDESNHSMGVIVQEFIQAEYSGVVFSCNPFTGNEQVLIEVVEGQGEKLVSGFETPFMYEGEKWLTKEVLSDSIVEELKLVIKTMKTKFKCDVDMEFCVKRGELFWLQVRPVTKISNVRPQSLDNIKGDWFLLDQCTEPVSPLIQELDPAGFFNFNLWDTIFIDNYPYIQMKTAMFMGQQNVDVDVKREWEEIRMTYEPMFDEYLNEEYHEDSIELLWETLHKQINVYRSFTERYMDRKWMFMRRKVGSRLQELIKKSLGENVNLNTELGKLTTSLNTLTAQKVNMLNEIALDFNQQHTINQNLFRNFLNKFGYEMPHPVAIHLPSLGERPDELLFKIKELSKNSSKKESKKADWIGYANNISKKLSITLAEEFNEMLQLYRECLIRTEDDDYLLQKGAASTRKLLLEIGKRLTLTNKLKRPNMIFYLSKRELEKAVLLNKDINVNHKERSSSFRMSQARMPKTTLSAEKHEQDGKKVELLQGTGVSAGKALGEIYIINNPLDRNSYSIPSGSIVVAPVLTPNLSYNLISAAAVITEIGGFLSHGAIFAREVGIPAIVGVEDVCTLLKNGEKVRVDANNGLIEVIQK, from the coding sequence ATGAAAGTCATGTCAAAAAACTTAATCGGTAACAAAGCATTTAATCTGTATCAACTAAAAGAAAATTCATTAAATGTACCCCCGTTTATGGTGATTACTTCAGATACAAACGATCATGATCTTAATAAGATAATGTCTTCTCTTGAAGCTACGATCCCTTCAGTTAATGGTTGGGCTGTTCGATCATCATCTGTAGTTGAGGATTCTTATGAAAAATCATTTGCAGGAAAATTTGAAACTGTATTTATTTCAAAAGTTGATGAATTGCAAGAAGCAGTCAAGAAAGTTTTAAATTCTGATGAATCTAATCATTCAATGGGAGTCATTGTTCAAGAGTTTATTCAGGCGGAATATTCTGGTGTTGTTTTTTCTTGTAATCCCTTTACTGGTAATGAGCAAGTATTGATTGAAGTCGTTGAGGGTCAAGGAGAGAAATTAGTATCAGGATTTGAAACACCATTCATGTATGAAGGTGAAAAATGGCTTACTAAAGAGGTGCTGTCAGACAGTATAGTTGAAGAATTAAAATTAGTTATTAAGACTATGAAAACTAAATTTAAGTGCGATGTCGATATGGAATTTTGTGTAAAAAGAGGTGAGTTGTTTTGGCTACAGGTAAGGCCGGTTACTAAAATTTCTAATGTACGACCACAAAGCCTAGATAACATTAAAGGTGATTGGTTCTTATTAGACCAATGTACGGAACCTGTGAGTCCTTTAATTCAAGAGCTAGATCCAGCAGGTTTTTTTAATTTTAATCTTTGGGATACCATCTTTATTGATAATTACCCTTATATACAAATGAAGACTGCAATGTTTATGGGCCAGCAGAATGTTGATGTTGATGTTAAGCGTGAATGGGAGGAAATTCGGATGACATATGAGCCTATGTTTGATGAATACCTAAATGAAGAGTATCACGAAGACTCTATAGAGTTATTGTGGGAAACACTGCATAAACAAATAAATGTATATCGCAGCTTTACAGAAAGGTACATGGATAGAAAATGGATGTTTATGCGAAGGAAAGTAGGTAGTAGATTACAAGAATTGATTAAAAAATCACTCGGAGAAAATGTAAATCTAAATACTGAATTAGGAAAACTTACAACTTCTTTAAATACACTAACAGCTCAAAAGGTTAACATGTTGAACGAAATTGCATTGGATTTTAATCAACAACATACTATCAATCAAAATCTTTTCAGGAACTTTTTAAATAAGTTTGGTTACGAAATGCCTCATCCTGTCGCAATTCATCTCCCCTCCCTTGGAGAAAGACCAGATGAGTTACTTTTTAAAATAAAAGAACTATCTAAGAATTCGTCTAAAAAAGAATCTAAAAAAGCTGATTGGATAGGATATGCGAATAACATATCAAAGAAATTATCTATCACTTTAGCGGAAGAGTTCAATGAGATGCTTCAACTTTATAGAGAATGCTTAATTCGTACAGAAGATGATGATTATTTATTACAAAAAGGGGCTGCATCAACGCGTAAGCTTCTTTTGGAAATTGGGAAACGACTTACTCTAACCAACAAGTTAAAGAGACCAAACATGATTTTTTATCTTTCAAAAAGAGAATTAGAAAAAGCAGTTTTGTTAAACAAAGATATCAATGTTAACCATAAAGAACGATCAAGCAGCTTTAGAATGTCACAGGCAAGAATGCCAAAAACAACTTTGAGTGCAGAGAAACATGAACAAGATGGTAAGAAGGTAGAACTTTTACAAGGGACAGGAGTATCAGCGGGAAAAGCTTTAGGTGAGATTTATATAATTAACAACCCATTGGACCGCAATTCTTATTCAATTCCAAGTGGAAGTATAGTAGTAGCGCCAGTTTTAACACCTAACTTATCTTATAATTTGATTTCAGCAGCAGCTGTCATTACTGAAATTGGAGGATTCTTATCACATGGAGCTATCTTTGCCAGAGAAGTCGGAATTCCTGCGATAGTAGGTGTAGAAGATGTTTGTACGTTACTGAAAAATGGAGAAAAGGTAAGAGTGGATGCAAATAATGGGCTGATAGAAGTGATTCAGAAGTGA
- a CDS encoding radical SAM protein, whose translation MRKYKAIIINLNSSPDLNFQPVFPIGAVYVHSYLKQIGAESRFIDFFVSPSSFESLEFLNEDFDCIGFSLRNIDSMELDSVFYAPYYRKIMERIVNRAKEINPSTLVLLGGGGYSVYHNGLKDLLPFDIGITGNVEEDLYDAIYNHSQQLGGGFHLLPNFHPFPLDFNSELVHTYIKKGAKQIGIPTRCGGRCPMKCVYCSYGKIDNKTNITRPLNILKEDILSLYNMGIREVFFTDSLFNISLSHAKEICRMIIDLNLPDFQWSAYAKPTTNMEFIELAKRSGCKSLQISFDTFDPEMLKTLKKGFNQDQAIEFIENCKKWELDLMGLFLFGGPGENEETIKETCRIINKYFKRGEFFFSFGMRVLPGSLLADLSGIPEEDMVKPLFWPFEESCFDYVLTHLDQRFLRFNNLGKISSWRREYKKMRLEMLPKANKKILQGTVAL comes from the coding sequence ATGCGTAAGTATAAAGCAATTATAATAAATCTTAATTCATCACCAGATTTAAACTTTCAGCCTGTTTTTCCTATTGGAGCAGTTTATGTCCATTCTTATTTAAAACAAATTGGTGCGGAGAGTAGATTTATAGACTTTTTTGTATCTCCATCATCTTTTGAATCATTGGAATTTTTAAACGAAGATTTCGACTGTATTGGATTCTCGCTTAGGAACATAGATTCTATGGAGTTAGATAGTGTGTTTTATGCTCCTTATTACAGAAAGATCATGGAACGTATTGTTAATAGAGCAAAAGAAATAAACCCATCTACACTCGTTTTATTAGGTGGGGGGGGGTACTCAGTTTACCACAATGGTCTCAAGGATCTTTTACCTTTCGATATAGGCATTACAGGAAATGTTGAAGAAGATCTGTATGATGCTATTTATAATCATTCTCAACAACTTGGTGGTGGGTTCCATTTACTTCCAAACTTTCATCCGTTCCCTCTCGATTTTAATTCAGAATTAGTACATACCTATATAAAAAAGGGTGCTAAACAGATAGGTATACCTACTCGTTGTGGTGGAAGGTGCCCAATGAAGTGTGTATATTGCTCGTACGGAAAAATAGATAATAAGACTAATATTACAAGACCTCTCAATATACTTAAGGAAGATATACTAAGCTTGTATAACATGGGAATTAGGGAGGTATTCTTCACCGATTCACTATTTAATATCTCCCTCTCACATGCAAAGGAAATTTGCAGGATGATTATTGATTTAAATTTACCAGATTTTCAGTGGTCTGCTTATGCTAAGCCAACAACTAATATGGAATTTATAGAACTAGCAAAACGTTCTGGATGTAAAAGCCTTCAAATATCTTTTGATACCTTTGATCCCGAGATGTTAAAAACGCTGAAAAAAGGATTTAATCAAGATCAAGCCATAGAGTTTATTGAGAATTGCAAGAAGTGGGAGCTTGATCTAATGGGGCTGTTTTTATTCGGTGGACCTGGGGAAAATGAAGAAACTATTAAAGAAACTTGTCGAATTATTAATAAATACTTTAAACGAGGGGAATTCTTTTTCTCTTTTGGTATGCGAGTTTTGCCTGGAAGTTTGTTGGCAGATCTATCAGGTATACCAGAAGAAGACATGGTAAAACCACTATTCTGGCCATTCGAAGAATCATGTTTTGATTACGTTTTAACGCATCTGGATCAACGTTTCCTTCGGTTTAATAATCTTGGGAAAATATCAAGTTGGAGAAGAGAGTATAAAAAAATGAGACTTGAAATGTTACCTAAGGCAAATAAAAAAATTCTTCAAGGAACGGTAGCTTTATAG
- a CDS encoding phosphopantetheine-binding protein: protein MTYSCHTFFLRKKVILIEDILYNLLFTKFKVDSALINKKDSLKDLGIDSLEMVVLVLELEQIIGRSISDQEMINLETVEDVIQILSKNIQLEKGMNHYAYNKK, encoded by the coding sequence GTGACATATTCGTGTCACACTTTTTTTCTTAGAAAGAAGGTGATTCTAATAGAAGATATTTTATATAACCTATTATTTACTAAGTTTAAAGTTGATTCTGCATTGATAAACAAAAAAGATAGCTTGAAAGATTTAGGTATTGATAGTTTAGAGATGGTCGTTTTAGTTTTGGAACTTGAACAAATTATCGGAAGAAGTATTTCTGATCAAGAAATGATTAACTTAGAAACTGTGGAAGATGTAATACAAATATTAAGTAAAAACATTCAGCTAGAAAAAGGGATGAATCATTATGCGTACAATAAAAAGTAA
- a CDS encoding ABC transporter ATP-binding protein, which translates to MDNIIWILKYIRVNKLLFLLTILLLIIESGLYIYAIRLQQTLIDSVIIEEKYHMLVTSILFIAICYIAYSVLYVLNPFLQSKIFGFVKEKLTHQSLNHMTQLPIETIENERTGRFVNHLTNEVTTASGIVGYDLLELIRNFSLFTITSIFMIQASKWLFLLLILLSSFYYFFGTYFAKRRKKVMKEIHQEKNELVVFLTESVSSIKDVIMNNNQKWLTNRYTAVFQNFYNSVLKDGKLLIKQIITQEFFSSCAYILVLGMGAYLIFQDQITIGTLVVIYQLTTELINSLQRCCNGAIELYGKTAVIERVRTQISDQTVECETEDDLVHIYQIEFQNVTYCYKGADTPIINNLSLLLPAGKKIAFVGLSGSGKSTITYLLNCFYQPTSGKIKINNVDINKHTVDSVREKINVVFQDPYIFNDTLRNNILMGECIDEQELNKICKLMYISPILNSLPYGLDTVIGERGTTLSGGEKQRIALARALIRNSEVLILDEATSALDNSMEKNVQKNIDYIRKGKTTIIIAHRLSTIKNSDMICVLNNGQIMNIDSHQGLLNNSNLYRKLISAETAS; encoded by the coding sequence ATGGATAATATTATTTGGATACTAAAGTACATTAGAGTAAACAAACTTTTGTTTCTGCTAACCATATTGCTATTAATTATAGAATCAGGATTATATATATATGCCATTCGTTTACAACAAACCCTTATCGATAGTGTAATAATTGAAGAAAAATATCATATGTTAGTTACTAGCATTTTATTTATTGCAATATGTTATATAGCTTATTCAGTTTTATATGTACTAAATCCATTTCTCCAATCAAAGATTTTCGGTTTTGTAAAAGAAAAGCTTACTCATCAATCTTTAAATCATATGACTCAACTGCCTATTGAAACAATTGAGAACGAAAGGACGGGAAGGTTTGTAAATCATTTAACGAATGAAGTTACTACTGCATCTGGTATAGTTGGATACGACTTATTAGAGCTAATTAGAAACTTTTCCTTGTTTACTATAACTAGTATTTTTATGATTCAAGCCAGCAAATGGTTGTTTTTACTATTAATTCTTTTATCTTCTTTCTATTATTTCTTTGGAACGTATTTTGCTAAACGAAGGAAGAAAGTTATGAAGGAAATTCACCAAGAAAAAAATGAACTTGTAGTATTTTTAACCGAATCCGTTTCTTCCATTAAAGATGTAATAATGAACAATAACCAAAAATGGTTAACAAATCGATATACAGCTGTATTTCAAAACTTTTATAATAGCGTCTTAAAGGACGGAAAACTCTTAATAAAACAAATCATTACACAAGAATTTTTTTCTTCATGTGCCTATATCTTGGTTTTAGGAATGGGTGCATACTTAATATTCCAAGATCAAATAACTATCGGAACGCTTGTAGTAATCTATCAACTCACAACAGAACTAATAAACTCCTTACAAAGATGCTGTAATGGCGCTATAGAATTGTATGGTAAAACAGCTGTTATAGAGCGAGTAAGAACTCAAATCTCCGATCAAACTGTTGAATGTGAAACGGAAGACGATCTAGTTCATATCTATCAAATAGAATTTCAAAACGTTACATACTGTTACAAAGGAGCCGATACTCCTATAATCAATAATTTATCATTATTGCTGCCTGCAGGTAAAAAGATAGCATTTGTTGGATTAAGTGGCAGCGGAAAATCAACCATAACCTATTTATTGAATTGTTTTTATCAACCTACCTCAGGAAAAATCAAGATAAACAATGTTGATATTAACAAGCATACTGTTGATTCTGTTAGAGAGAAGATTAATGTTGTATTTCAAGATCCCTATATCTTTAACGATACACTTCGCAATAATATTTTGATGGGAGAGTGCATTGATGAGCAAGAACTAAATAAAATATGTAAACTCATGTATATATCTCCTATATTAAATAGTTTACCTTATGGTTTAGATACCGTTATAGGAGAAAGAGGAACCACATTATCAGGAGGAGAAAAACAAAGAATCGCACTCGCTCGAGCATTGATTAGAAATAGTGAAGTGTTGATACTAGATGAGGCAACTTCAGCACTGGATAACAGTATGGAGAAAAATGTACAAAAGAATATCGATTACATTCGTAAAGGAAAAACAACTATTATTATTGCTCATCGATTATCTACCATAAAAAATTCTGATATGATTTGTGTACTTAATAATGGTCAGATAATGAATATTGACTCTCACCAAGGACTATTAAACAATTCAAATTTATACAGGAAATTAATATCTGCAGAAACTGCTTCATAA